Part of the Dreissena polymorpha isolate Duluth1 chromosome 12, UMN_Dpol_1.0, whole genome shotgun sequence genome, gTCACTGGCACAGATCCGTGGGCGTCGATCATTCGGGAGAACCATTTTCTCCGCATGTCTGACATATGTAGTGCATTAGTCAAACGTGCAAGACAAATGATTAAGTGACGGTCTGGAAAAGGTGCTTAAGCCAAATTGACTAAGttacataaatttaaataaaagtgcaCTTACCTGCATCAGTTTGCTTGTGTTTTCTTTGAATTTCatgcaattttatttatatctttttaCATACAACGGCTTTCGTTCTAGTTCTGGCAGAAAGAATGTCTGCTTAGTTGTTACTAATTACTATCCCGATTTCAATTTACTTTGTTTCAGGCGCCACAAATAAGCTGGTATACAAATACAAGATACACTTTAGGCCGCTTATTAACATCCATGCGTATAAGGATATGGACACGAAGCTAAAGCTGTTCAAGCTAAAGCTGTTCAAGCTAAAACTGTTTAAGCTAAAGCTGTTCATATATGCAATGTGGCTGATAGAAAACATCATCAAGAAAGGTATGGAAATACATGTTATGACTTAATGTCAGCATTGTAGAGGCATTTCAATGGCCTTGAAATGACACTTTTGATTCGGACTCCTTCTCTATAAATGTTTCAGTTATAAcgcaaatatatgttatataagtgaaaataaaactatCTCATATACATGGATTATTTAACTATAATAAACAGCATGCGAGTTATTGAACATTTATTCAAGTCTATTACAATTTATATACAATACATTTTGCACTATATTAATgcctttaacaaaataataatgttattgcGAAGCACAAAATGCTGCAATATTTAGATATTTAAACTTCATATTAAGTCATCTTTATACATAATCGAAAATGGTATAATGTTAAGTCCAATACCAAGAGGGCCCTTCCTTTGATCGTTTTGTATACATTAAGAACGAAAAACACGATTAACACATTGATATATCTATTCCAATTGCGCCTGCGACTCTATGAAGTATAATGTCCGCTTTTGTTACGCAGTTCTataaaggaaatatatagcgGTAAATACGAGAATGATTGCCCGTTGTTATTTTGCAGCGGGATATGACATGCAGTCTGTCCAAACGTTCGAGCCAGAAACCAGCACATATACCTTACCCTTTAAGAAAAAAGGAAACGGAAAGGAAATGAAGCTCACGCTTGTTATAGTATATCCTCAATTTACAGGAAATGATTTTACAAGCGCTATGGGGAAATGCTCGTATTCAATGTTGACGTATGTCAACGTTTTCCCCGAACACATACGTATGTTTCTTCATCTGCCAGTTCAGAATAGTGATGATAGGAAAGAAACAGAAATGAAGAAGAAACACAGAGCTTACATGTAGAATTAAGTCATGAGATATACGTAGGAACATGCGGCGACTACAAGATCGGATAGTATACTCTCCGGTATATTAGTTATGGACATTAACGGAGCACTATTGTTGGGGCTGACACTGAGCATTGCTGTATTCCCTGTGTTCAAATGCGGGTGTTGCTGAAAATCAGTTTGATGCTTGAAAGCTAGTACATGTTGAAGGCGAAAGAAATTGATGGTGCGCGTTtagtatttgttaatattttcttcgtttaatattatttgtaccAAGCAAAAAGGGAAccttgtttggtcgattaatggtatagtacttcgtattgcggagcaagaaagtcgtgaaaaaaacagtagattataaaaaagagataaaattccttcgataatcgtcatgaattcgatgatcagtacgtatttaaacaaaataaaaatacttggaaataaatcaagaacgtgacaactaatcaatatataatatcaatatgtccattaatgttacaacatgttaaattttagttgaataacgtatttgaggaaattcaaatgttttaagagtcggatgccaaattttcatggacacttcttttaccgatcatctcaaagacaatggcacttcgattccagataactcgacactttctaccagatataacacactatttagtgaatcagaaatgcagaattcgctgtggaatactgcaaTACATGTAGTAAGCAGGCGATACATAACTATGTATGTACTgatgtaaattaaaaacgaattaccgaaacatgttcttattccTTTTGAATATGAtgataaaagggaaagggaagtgtaaagggaagtgATTCCTATAattagagctcaatataaagggagttttccaatcttttaaattttgtggctacgcattagtatcgtctacATGGTGCGACTCTAATGACCACCAatgacataggattttatgaggtgtattggccgctttaaagcgagactatacgatttttatatgtgttaaatggttatatattcataaaaatatgttgcaataacacaaaataggcaagaaaaattattcaTTGAAggcgaaattcataaaatgcagcaaatacaaactatcgcccgagccgattgtgacgatgatatttcgtacatatgttcctacaataaccgaagcattcgtcttttaacgAGGATCGGAGTTAGtcttcgtgtgtcgtatgaatatatatcgttgcaggaaattaaatgatccgtaaaactacatttagattcacatcgtacatgcatgatatacatgctggcgaattcgactgtacaggcattttcgatttcaaaattaaatatctggcttatttttcgacacatgtttttcttaacttttattctaatttatattgaaatatatgcataataagttgtttacacattttatatacattcataGAAATTTGACAAAATCGTTTTTACTCTCGCTTTAAGACTCCTTGCTCCCCTTAtatagagtcctgctataagttcacttgaacacagtcgtgttgatccacatgatccgttatattttcaattttcttaaatCTCAATGTACCAATTTAAACAAGTTTATcatgtagacaattattttcggtcgtcacttgaaatatattacttcagaaataagcatttgaatcttattaaaaatttgcactaataatattaatcatataaattaatagtagttagatttttgaaaatgaacaacgccattggttatattttacatgtgtatgttattacgttatgcatagattcccaatgtgtcgggcttgacaatgcaaattgattcgtacttcaaaatgtttggtaagaataaccataataaacataaatgcatttgaggtagaagataaaactcggttatcagggTGTTATTCGAAGTGCCCtctatcgggaatcaaagtatccgcaacttcatgaatatcacctattaaaacatgctctatcttcgtttatatttcattgaatactatcaaattTTCACAGTTATTACTCTACATGCTAGAATAACAAACAATTTCGTTTAATATTTcttagtagttttattttgttgaaatgtttactgttcatccagttaatgctgttttccgaccgtttatttttccttttttgaaaaatctaccattcttccgtgatgtttttctttgcaatagaaaaggacacaccatttataaactcgaccatgcgccttgtctaaaaaactaatctttatgatataacttttaaaaaagctgatgaacttacctctcgcgctaggcttttgttgttatctggtatcgaagtgccatctgttatcaaagtatccgcatacccagcgtgtttATGCggtgtaaatgtaaacatttttccCAGAAACGcgataattgattattttttgtatgaTAATCTACATTATTTATAATGGATGATTACTAATATATCGATTATAAAGAACAATTGTTTTCTCGCCAGAGcttagattttattgtttttgtgtttgctgctttttacaatgaaatatatgttttatgcatacatatataataacataccAGAAGTTGTTAAAATTAATCTGAATGTAGCTGAATTGATAGTTAACTTATTTGTTTGGCTGCCGGTAAACTTAACTAAGtactattattatataatataattttacaatgtTCATAATTAAATCAGCTGTCGTCAGTAGTAGTCTTGGAGTGCACTACATCAGCAAGTGACagagcgggggggggggggagcatacgGGTTGGAGGTCAGCACGAAAAAGTCGAAGATATTGTGAACAGCTCGACCAACAAAAGTGCAAACATCACCATGAACGACGAGAAGCTTGAATAAGTGACCAACTTCAAGTACTTGGGTGCAGCCCTGTCCAAGAGGTCTtaataagaattgccatggcgaccgcaggGATGGCCAGGCTGAGCAAGTTGTGGACAAGCAGCTTCATTtgcttccccaccatgtacaggctcTACCAACACTTTAAAAATTGGAATAGTCTAATAGGACTATAATAACAAAATGTTTCCCTAAGTGGGAACTCGAACCTCGAACTTCGCAAATTAAAAAGAAAGGCTTCGTGTTGCAGTGGTAGCGCGTCTGCTTTTGCTTTCAGAGTTTCCCGGGTTGAAATCCCGGGAACGGCATTTTTTCAACTTTTGTTCTTGCTATGTTGAATATTAAAGACTATTATAGTTTAATGACATTTTTACGAATAAGAAAATCTAGGTccctataaaaaaaatttattaCGGAGCTTAAAAGCTGATGCACAATCTATGCTATATTAAAAGTAATTACaggcattttttcttttataattttattgcatttcttttttttttaaatccttatTTAACTGTGCGCTGTCACAGATGTTTATGAAATTACACACTATAGTTCTTACCGAAATACTCGATTTCTATTATATATGCAGCATAAAATCACAAGTAATAGCAATTATCGAACAGTCCCATCAGCAGAGAGGGGTAATCAAGGTcctttcgccgttttatacccgttattattttgttatcttttgtttaaatgcCGCTTACATTCCAACCATATCAGCAACAATGTTTATTTTCCTTTCAATTTCCGCTTTATCGGAAATttactaaatatgatattttttttatcggGATCACAAAATAATAGCTACATTCAGAAAATTCGTAGCGAGTTAAGTCGTGAAAAAGCGAATATTCATGCGAAATAAAAGCTAATAACTGTCGCACTGATATGACCGGAAAGTGAGCTGCAATAAAAATTCACAATAATGATAAGTGTGTGACACCTCAAAGAATACCTGTCTAGACAGGGACGCCATCTTGATCGCTTAGTGATTACCACCTCTGATAAGACTCGTTTTCTGAAATATCTCTACCATGAATATGCTGTTAATAAAATAGATATGAGATCACATGGAGTGACGAAGGGCtacattaaatttgttaatgTGCTATTAAAATACCGAACATGTGAACTcttagaaattaaaataaaaaaacatcgtGTCAAACCCACATAGCGTTTCAAATACCAAATGATTAATAAGCATGCCTAGTTAAGAGGagcgcttttttatttatttgtttcttgTAATTATTAATCTTAAAAACTACTCAATATATAACATTTGTGCTAATAAGTTCatgtaatgatatttttttacgaacaaaatatgtgaacaattttTTATAATAACCATTTACAATTCTCGAAAAAAGTAGTTGTTGACTACAAAAATGTGGTTAAGAAAATGTAAGAGACGTTTAAACTGTTTTTTGCAAGGTTATTTCCATTTCTATATGTTTCATACACGATCTTATTTACACATTATTTTTTCTCTTAATCTGACAAATAAATCAGAAATTGCAAAGCCCTTCTAGCAGTGTTATATTGTTGAAGTGGACATGGACGGGGATGAGTGGGATTCAAGCTTTGCTCAGGCGAATTAAAAAGTAACTCATATCACGGTGGTAAGTGACACCGTACTCACACTTTTCATAGTACAGCAGGTTAACCAGATTTAAGTGCTCATGCTAAGGCTATGAACTGAGGCTATAAAATTTAAGTGCTACACTGGCCGTATGAATTATTTCAAGACATATCCCCACACATGTTATGAAAACTGTAATGTGGACTCTAACCACACGACCCTCGAATAGTCCAGCTCTCTTTCAAAGGATATAGCCGACTATTGTCTTGATAGCGTTCAAAGTCCTTTTCTGTTTCAGGGTTACCTGCCTAACGAAACACTGGACTCAAAGTACCAACAAACGCCAATACTtaagttttacttaaaaaaaacggATAAACAATGAATATAAACGTGTTATATTTCGAATTATGAATagataatgaaaataaaatttgcacAAGTTTGATACAACGCACATGTAAGTTAACATGACAGAGAGCGTATAATAATTTACGTCACATGATATTAAACCAAATtcagtaaataaaaaacacaaacaacgaacaaacacaaataacaacaaactAACTAAACATCAACATAAACAAAACCCCGTATATTTCTGGTATTGCTGATGGCTTCGGCCACTTTTTATTAACCAAGGTAGATATTTGATAACCTAGCAGTCTCAGTAAATGTGACGCATATCACTAGTGGGTACTATTATGTAAATTACCAATACAcaatttataatatcaaagaatATAGAAAAGTATAACATTCGTAGCAAAGCGTAAATCTTGTTCGTACTTCTGAGTAGTAGGTTATCGCAGCAATTCTATGTCACTATACACTCAGGAATTACTACTTATTATAAGCttgataattgttttaaataattatatgttaaaacattttcGTGAAATGACGTACTCAATATCGCatcatgaataaaaaatattttttaataattaatttaccCATTTGTAAACTGTCCATAGGCATTCAAAGAAGAAATGTCTGACCTCAGACCAAACGCTATATACATGTAGCTTATCTATTAATAGACCCCGGAAATAGACAATTGTGAAACCATAGACTTTTAATCGCTGATATACGTGTTATCATCGTATGTGTAACTGAAATCCAACGTATTTGCTAACAAATAAGGTACATTTACACATAAGTATAAGAATATGAAAATACAATCAAAtagatttaaaatttaaaatactgAGTTAATGTTAACGTTGGCGTATCATGACAACATTTGGCCGTGCTTTTCATTGTTATATAAGATACACTGTGCTCACAACGAGTtcgaaatacatttttattttaaatatatattacatttagTGATCGATTTGactaacaaaacatacataattatatataactgTATTAATGTGACGCATTATTTATCAGTAAACAATTAATTGCTTTGACTTTGTTTCCCTTTTTTCACTTTCGTTTTACGTGTGCCTATAATGCGTTCCAAATAATGGCCATAATGGAAAATATGTAAATGTCATCGTATTAAAACGCAATTACATGAATTGTaaggatatacatgtatttaatattgcGTATTGTGAGACAGTATTAATCCAATTTGAGGAAATACAAAAGATACACTAcggtgtatgtatgtatggtgtTTGCATAACgattattgtaacatgtattgttAAAACCACATTCGAAATGGTTGCATGTATATCATATAATAAATGCTGTTGAATGCAATGCTCGTGATTTATTCAAAATAGCCTAAAACTAACATTTTACAAGTTATAAGGCgtggtaaaaataatgtataattcCTGCATCTTTTTTGTATAACAGGTTTGGATGGCGCAGCTGATGTAATGTTTAAAAAGGTCTTGCGTGTATTGACTTTCACAGTATAAAGACATTTAAGAAGGCATACGAAAAGCCGTCAATGGATTCATTGTGTTTACGTAACATGATCCTTGCTTGCTGTAAACAGTTTTTATTATTATGCTTCTAACATGACATATGAATAACATTCATACaataattgataagaaaacaagTTACTACAAACATATAAATTCTTTTTCATGATCCTTTCTTGTTCATTCAAATACAAATAGTTGATTTCTTTGGTATTGAGAGCGAATATACCTTGATATGAAAATTGAATTGGGtgtgcatattttaatattttacactttaaa contains:
- the LOC127854112 gene encoding uncharacterized protein LOC127854112 isoform X2; translated protein: MFVVDYGTRIYEDDIGMCKQQFLNPINAESKSQYIFENGATNKLVYKYKIHFRPLINIHAYKDMDTKLKLFKLKLFKLKLFKLKLFIYAMWLIENIIKKAGYDMQSVQTFEPETSTYTLPFKKKGNGKEMKLTLVIVYPQFTGNDFTSAMGKCSYSMLTYVNVFPEHIRMFLHLPVQNSDDRKETEMKKKHRAYM
- the LOC127854112 gene encoding uncharacterized protein LOC127854112 isoform X1, producing MFCMYIFTIQPIFIILQKKLEKMCSADDSNFEPTLKQSNAALTNGSTVTAIAATRIYEDDIGMCKQQFLNPINAESKSQYIFENGATNKLVYKYKIHFRPLINIHAYKDMDTKLKLFKLKLFKLKLFKLKLFIYAMWLIENIIKKAGYDMQSVQTFEPETSTYTLPFKKKGNGKEMKLTLVIVYPQFTGNDFTSAMGKCSYSMLTYVNVFPEHIRMFLHLPVQNSDDRKETEMKKKHRAYM